The following are encoded together in the Triticum dicoccoides isolate Atlit2015 ecotype Zavitan chromosome 6B, WEW_v2.0, whole genome shotgun sequence genome:
- the LOC119322205 gene encoding uncharacterized protein LOC119322205, with translation MAAPPRRHQPSRSGVAASTRGPPVPVVLGATPIPRHHPLVVGSPEPAKKSAVPRRGSWAEKHSGAGYAGVIASPKVVRPIALNFEERTPVKERPSPAQSSASRRGPSPLMNIASERASGRACIGNSGHAARRMIYYPTEGKEEAAGERGTATALDSPGTSAPPELSFLSIFVHYYLKETVLDSSSRNCTMEGRVSDSGKFHVALKGRNDILIVVQ, from the exons ATGGCCGCTCCTCCGCGACGACACCAACCGTCCAGAAGCGGAGTCGCCGCCTCGACCCGGGGTCCCCCCGTCCCCGTCGTGCTCGGCGCCACGCCCATCCCGAGGCACCAcccgctcgttgtcggctcgcccgAGCCTGCCAAGAAGTCCGCCGTGCCGCGGAGGGGCTCCTGGGCCGAGAAGCATAGCGGCGCCGGCTATGCCGGGGTGATTGCATCACCCAAGGTTGTCAGGCCCATCGCGCTCAACTTCGAGGAGAGGACGCCCGTCAAGGAGCGGCCCTCGCCAGCGCAGAGCTCGGCGTCGAGGAGAGGTCCATCGCCGCTGATGAATATCGCGAGCGAGCGAGCCAGCGGCCGTGCGTGCATCGGGAATTCGGGACACGCAGCAAGGAGGATGATCTACTACCCTACGGAAGGGAAGGAAGAGGCCGCCGGCGAGCGAGGCACGGCCACGGCGTTGGACTCACCGGGGACGTCTGCTCCTCCCGAG CTCTCCTTTTtgtccatttttgttcactactaccTGAAGGAAACTGTACTGGATAGCAGCAGTAGAAACTGTACTATGGAAG GGAGGGTGAGCGATTCTGGGAAATTCCATGTGGCCTTGAAAGGCCGGAATGACATACTGATTGTAGTGCAATGA